One segment of bacterium DNA contains the following:
- the ispH gene encoding 4-hydroxy-3-methylbut-2-enyl diphosphate reductase yields MKVIIADQAGVCFGVKRALDLVNQEAEKGGAIATLGPLIHNPQVVRDLEAKGVRVVKDVSEVERGTIVMPSHGVPKDVMRTAENAGLNVVDAACPFVEKVHKRVERLAKDGYVVVVVGDAGHSEVKAIRSAAGEDAIVVSAPDDVENVDWSGKKVGIVSQTTQTPERFGEIVGMIAARATEVVAYNTICYATHDRQSAARELAPQVEAMFVVGGRNSANTNRLAEICREEGVPTYHIETAAEIEPGWVSGMQVVGLTAGASTPEWIIEEVKSRLEQL; encoded by the coding sequence ATGAAAGTAATTATTGCCGATCAGGCCGGAGTATGCTTCGGCGTAAAAAGGGCATTGGATTTGGTGAACCAGGAGGCCGAGAAGGGCGGTGCGATAGCCACTCTCGGTCCGCTTATTCACAACCCCCAGGTGGTGCGCGACCTTGAGGCTAAGGGCGTTCGCGTAGTCAAAGACGTTTCAGAGGTAGAGCGCGGCACGATCGTGATGCCCTCTCATGGCGTGCCCAAGGATGTCATGCGCACAGCCGAGAATGCGGGTCTCAACGTGGTGGATGCGGCGTGTCCATTCGTCGAAAAGGTGCACAAGCGTGTCGAGAGACTTGCCAAGGACGGCTATGTGGTCGTTGTAGTGGGCGATGCGGGTCACAGCGAGGTCAAAGCGATCAGGAGCGCCGCGGGTGAGGATGCGATTGTGGTGAGCGCGCCTGATGATGTGGAAAATGTCGATTGGTCGGGTAAGAAGGTCGGCATAGTCAGCCAAACGACCCAGACCCCCGAACGCTTCGGCGAGATCGTGGGCATGATAGCTGCCCGAGCGACTGAGGTTGTGGCGTATAACACGATTTGTTATGCAACCCATGATCGCCAGAGCGCTGCACGGGAACTTGCACCCCAGGTCGAGGCTATGTTTGTGGTAGGCGGCCGCAACAGTGCCAACACCAATCGTCTGGCTGAAATATGCCGCGAAGAGGGTGTGCCGACATATCATATCGAGACCGCTGCCGAGATTGAGCCTGGATGGGTTAGTGGAATGCAGGTCGTGGGTCTAACAGCAGGCGCATCCACACCCGAGTGGATCATAGAAGAAGTGAAGTCGCGATTGGAGCAGTTATAG
- a CDS encoding chemotaxis protein CheW, with protein MTNETHDVTTDQWEQLVVFDLAHEFYGVDIGAVNTIIRMQEITRIPRTPEFVEGVINLRGSIVPVIDLRKRFGLPVGDATKSSRIVVVEAADQMIGMVVDAVAETLRLSADMIEPPSPVVVNVDSAYVRGVGKQENRLVILIDLEKVLTEKDLDTLSKVEKRSRKEQEAKAA; from the coding sequence ATGACCAATGAAACACATGATGTCACAACGGATCAGTGGGAACAATTAGTAGTTTTCGATCTGGCCCATGAGTTCTACGGTGTGGATATTGGTGCGGTCAATACAATCATCCGCATGCAGGAGATCACGCGAATACCGCGTACCCCTGAGTTTGTGGAGGGTGTGATTAATCTGCGCGGCAGCATTGTGCCGGTGATCGATCTACGCAAGCGATTTGGTCTACCAGTGGGTGACGCCACAAAATCTTCGAGGATTGTGGTGGTCGAGGCAGCCGATCAAATGATTGGCATGGTAGTCGATGCTGTTGCAGAGACACTTCGGCTATCTGCCGATATGATCGAGCCGCCATCGCCGGTAGTTGTAAACGTCGATTCTGCATATGTGCGGGGAGTAGGCAAGCAGGAAAACCGTTTGGTAATCCTGATCGACCTGGAGAAAGTGCTGACAGAGAAGGACCTGGACACACTATCCAAAGTCGAAAAGCGTTCTCGCAAGGAACAGGAAGCCAAAGCAGCCTAG
- a CDS encoding tetratricopeptide repeat protein: MTEHITNVEQGIVLFKEGNFEQAVGILEDASRRFPGSYEAFVYLGAAYAQQGRHNAAIGALKRASEIKPDSPRIHYNLGQAYEAAGVPREAWFEYKKALELDPKYGLARGALINLSQRLPRLLGSTIEVAA; encoded by the coding sequence ATGACTGAGCATATCACAAACGTAGAGCAGGGGATCGTTCTGTTCAAGGAAGGCAACTTCGAGCAGGCGGTCGGCATTTTGGAGGATGCTTCTCGAAGATTTCCGGGAAGCTATGAGGCCTTCGTGTACCTGGGCGCGGCATATGCTCAGCAGGGTCGTCACAATGCAGCGATAGGTGCCTTGAAACGCGCCTCTGAGATCAAACCCGATTCTCCACGCATCCACTACAATCTCGGCCAGGCATATGAGGCTGCGGGAGTGCCTCGTGAGGCATGGTTTGAGTATAAGAAGGCTCTTGAGCTTGACCCCAAGTATGGTCTTGCGCGTGGTGCGCTAATCAACCTATCACAGCGTCTTCCCAGGCTGCTCGGTTCCACCATTGAAGTAGCGGCATAA
- a CDS encoding thioredoxin domain-containing protein, which translates to MDYGALSRLAKPVMEHEHVQGPASAVVTLVEYGDYQCPKTRAAYKVVKKIQQLSGDWMRFVFRHFPMTDKHEYAQIAAEAVESAGAQGLFWEMHDYLIRHTQLDEGSLMDHAEEIGLDVDRFESDLADHLYVQRIKDDIAGGMDSGVTDTPAFFMNGKKYAGALTEDAMLEAIEAIADEIED; encoded by the coding sequence ATGGATTATGGTGCGCTTTCGCGTTTAGCAAAGCCGGTGATGGAGCACGAGCATGTTCAGGGTCCGGCTTCTGCCGTGGTGACGCTGGTCGAATACGGCGATTATCAATGCCCCAAAACACGCGCGGCTTATAAAGTTGTCAAAAAGATTCAGCAATTATCCGGTGATTGGATGAGGTTCGTCTTCAGGCATTTTCCAATGACAGACAAGCATGAATATGCGCAGATCGCTGCTGAGGCCGTCGAGTCTGCCGGAGCGCAGGGTCTTTTTTGGGAAATGCATGATTACCTTATACGCCACACCCAGCTCGATGAGGGTTCATTGATGGATCATGCCGAGGAGATTGGTTTGGATGTGGACCGCTTCGAGTCGGACCTTGCCGATCATTTATATGTGCAGCGCATTAAGGACGACATCGCGGGCGGCATGGACAGTGGCGTCACCGACACTCCAGCCTTTTTTATGAACGGCAAAAAGTATGCCGGTGCTCTCACAGAGGATGCCATGCTTGAGGCAATAGAGGCAATAGCGGACGAGATCGAAGACTAG
- a CDS encoding methyl-accepting chemotaxis protein produces MLSKMKIGTKIGGGFAVVLLLTVIVAIASFTSIRTMNAKTSEATGLRVDELKLAYEMAWSMSKHVMAARGYLLYGNQAIMGTYEKESATFKSNAQKLEGMITSAEGKELIRKAKEGEAAYDRVLKDQCLPAYRAGNHAKVSELAQGPLANAGNETITACDEMLSLIQKLMDNAAGQANKAGTNAIKIVCTLSFLAVIFGVFIAFTVTKAIVKPVTGLVKDAEQVAEGDLTVNVALCGEDEVGKLSQAFRRMVESLKDTIIQVTNSSEKVTVSSQSLSATSEEINKATQQITETITQVATGSQEQSKNAQSSATSMEQLGRAVQEVATGAQTQANTVDQTVALVQQISTAIDHVSSLSQEAAASGQQVTEVANTGGRHVADTVGGMDRIKEATDKVGDMVKRLGENSQQIGAIVETIDDIAEQTNLLALNAAIEAARAGEHGKGFAVVADEVRKLAERSSKATGEIAELISNIQQMTEQAVVAMNQSSQEVAEGTQLANQAGEALSGIQEAVVGIVRQIEQVSAATQQMASSSTEVVRAIENVSSVTEETTAAAEQMSASSDDVARQIEQVAAVSEENAAAAEEVSATTEEQMASVEELTASAEELAQMAEELQGLVAQFKVDDAPVRGTLQDVSRAVTSERRKKAA; encoded by the coding sequence ATGTTGTCAAAAATGAAGATCGGAACTAAGATCGGCGGTGGATTTGCGGTTGTGTTGCTGCTGACGGTTATCGTGGCAATTGCATCTTTCACCAGTATCCGCACAATGAACGCGAAAACGTCCGAAGCAACCGGACTTCGCGTGGACGAGCTGAAGTTGGCCTACGAGATGGCATGGTCAATGAGCAAGCATGTCATGGCTGCGCGTGGTTATCTGCTTTATGGTAACCAGGCAATTATGGGGACATATGAGAAGGAATCGGCCACATTCAAGAGTAATGCCCAGAAGCTTGAGGGCATGATAACATCGGCCGAAGGCAAGGAACTGATACGTAAGGCTAAGGAAGGCGAAGCTGCGTATGATCGCGTTTTGAAGGACCAGTGCCTTCCTGCATACAGAGCTGGTAATCACGCAAAGGTTTCTGAACTTGCTCAGGGACCTCTAGCAAATGCGGGAAACGAGACTATCACTGCCTGTGATGAAATGCTTAGTTTGATCCAAAAACTGATGGACAATGCGGCGGGGCAGGCAAACAAGGCCGGCACAAATGCAATCAAGATTGTGTGTACTCTGTCGTTCCTCGCAGTAATTTTTGGTGTCTTTATTGCGTTCACGGTCACAAAGGCGATTGTTAAGCCGGTGACAGGTCTGGTAAAGGATGCCGAGCAAGTAGCTGAAGGTGATTTGACTGTAAACGTGGCATTATGCGGCGAGGACGAAGTAGGTAAACTCTCGCAGGCGTTCAGGCGGATGGTCGAGTCCCTCAAGGATACTATAATTCAGGTTACAAACTCATCTGAGAAGGTAACGGTTTCCTCTCAGAGCCTGTCGGCCACGTCAGAGGAGATAAACAAGGCGACCCAGCAGATCACTGAGACGATTACTCAGGTCGCAACGGGCTCGCAGGAACAGTCGAAGAATGCCCAATCAAGTGCCACTTCCATGGAGCAGTTGGGCCGGGCGGTGCAGGAAGTAGCCACCGGCGCTCAGACCCAGGCCAACACTGTGGATCAAACTGTCGCATTAGTCCAGCAGATATCAACTGCAATCGATCATGTGTCTTCACTCAGCCAGGAGGCAGCGGCCAGTGGCCAGCAGGTGACCGAAGTCGCAAACACGGGTGGCAGGCATGTAGCCGACACAGTCGGCGGAATGGACAGAATAAAAGAGGCGACCGATAAGGTCGGTGATATGGTGAAGCGGCTAGGCGAGAATTCTCAGCAGATAGGCGCGATTGTCGAGACAATCGACGACATTGCCGAGCAAACAAACCTTCTCGCTCTCAACGCAGCAATAGAGGCAGCCAGAGCCGGTGAGCATGGCAAGGGATTTGCTGTTGTTGCCGATGAGGTCCGCAAACTGGCTGAGAGAAGTTCAAAAGCGACCGGCGAGATAGCCGAGCTTATTTCAAACATCCAGCAAATGACCGAGCAAGCCGTTGTTGCCATGAACCAGAGCAGCCAGGAAGTAGCCGAGGGCACTCAGCTTGCAAATCAGGCGGGTGAAGCCTTGAGTGGCATACAGGAAGCCGTTGTAGGAATTGTAAGACAGATAGAACAGGTTTCTGCGGCGACCCAACAGATGGCGAGTTCCAGCACAGAGGTTGTAAGGGCAATCGAGAACGTTTCGTCCGTGACGGAGGAGACTACTGCTGCTGCCGAGCAGATGTCAGCCAGCAGTGACGATGTTGCAAGACAGATAGAGCAAGTTGCGGCCGTCAGCGAAGAAAACGCTGCTGCTGCTGAGGAAGTATCTGCGACGACCGAGGAGCAGATGGCTTCAGTCGAGGAGCTTACTGCATCAGCCGAAGAGTTGGCACAAATGGCTGAAGAGCTGCAGGGATTGGTTGCGCAGTTCAAAGTCGATGATGCTCCTGTGAGAGGCACGCTGCAGGATGTTTCAAGAGCCGTGACTTCCGAGCGTCGAAAGAAGGCGGCTTAA
- a CDS encoding phosphodiester glycosidase family protein, translated as MSRNTANSGRVLLLFLAMVCAGLFLAHALGILAKPARLADKLGADYAICDLSSGKFTVSPEIASTADRTESFESMVKRLKPYAAICGTYYDENNRPLGDIVSNGKVICRGCQRQGIGFTSSGKIRFFERKGRSRIDWRGCTSGIACGPRLVRSGKRDIDVKRDGFSSAAATNKAWRCAVGATKDGKLILCAISQSVTLSTLADVMIELGAHDAINMDGGSMCALYVNGKYCVQPAKSMSNILAVYKR; from the coding sequence TTGAGCAGAAATACGGCTAACAGCGGTCGGGTTTTACTTCTATTTCTGGCAATGGTGTGCGCCGGGTTATTTCTCGCGCATGCGCTGGGGATATTAGCCAAGCCTGCGCGATTGGCAGACAAGCTGGGTGCCGATTATGCCATCTGCGATCTTTCGAGCGGTAAATTCACGGTTTCACCGGAAATCGCATCTACTGCCGACCGCACCGAGTCGTTCGAGTCTATGGTCAAGCGCCTGAAGCCGTATGCAGCCATCTGTGGCACATATTATGATGAAAACAACCGCCCTCTCGGTGACATCGTCTCCAACGGCAAAGTCATATGCAGGGGCTGTCAGAGACAGGGTATAGGCTTCACTTCGTCCGGCAAGATCAGGTTTTTTGAGAGGAAGGGCCGGTCGCGTATCGACTGGCGCGGATGCACCTCGGGCATAGCATGCGGTCCCAGGCTAGTGCGGTCCGGTAAGAGGGATATAGATGTGAAGCGCGACGGTTTCAGCTCAGCCGCTGCGACCAACAAGGCCTGGCGATGCGCAGTTGGTGCCACGAAAGACGGCAAGCTGATACTCTGCGCCATATCGCAGAGTGTGACTCTGTCCACATTGGCCGATGTGATGATCGAGCTGGGCGCACATGACGCGATCAACATGGACGGCGGGAGTATGTGCGCATTATATGTAAACGGCAAATACTGTGTGCAGCCGGCAAAGTCAATGAGCAACATCCTTGCTGTCTATAAACGGTGA
- a CDS encoding flavodoxin family protein, whose protein sequence is MKAIAICGSPRKDGNTQILLSRCLARLERDGIDIELIPLRGKTIKPCIACGMCGQRKDGTCSIKDDDFHEIFGAMKEADIIIVGSPVYFGSATPQTMALLDRAGYVSRSNGNYFSRKIGGPIAVARRAGQNFTYAQLMYWFTINDMIVPGSSYWNIAIGRAPGEVEDDEEGLSTIDRFAENLSWLANKLLS, encoded by the coding sequence ATGAAAGCAATCGCAATATGCGGCAGTCCCCGAAAGGACGGCAACACCCAGATACTATTGTCACGCTGCCTTGCACGGCTTGAGAGAGATGGAATCGATATTGAATTGATACCACTTCGGGGCAAGACGATCAAGCCATGCATTGCTTGTGGAATGTGCGGCCAGCGCAAAGACGGCACCTGTTCGATCAAGGATGATGATTTTCATGAAATCTTTGGCGCAATGAAGGAGGCTGATATTATTATAGTCGGCTCGCCGGTCTATTTCGGCTCAGCCACGCCTCAGACAATGGCTCTGCTCGATCGCGCTGGTTATGTTTCCAGGTCAAACGGCAATTATTTCTCACGAAAAATAGGAGGACCTATAGCGGTTGCGCGCCGTGCGGGGCAGAATTTCACATATGCTCAATTGATGTACTGGTTCACGATAAACGATATGATCGTGCCTGGTTCTTCCTATTGGAATATTGCCATTGGTCGAGCTCCGGGTGAGGTCGAAGATGACGAAGAGGGTTTAAGCACCATAGACCGCTTCGCGGAAAACTTGTCCTGGCTGGCTAATAAGTTGCTTAGCTAG
- a CDS encoding DUF512 domain-containing protein has translation MGGIISYIEPGSIAEDLGWRPGDDIVSINDHNLSDVIDFRFYCADEFLSIVIKRNGRHIRFDIEKDEDLPLGVEFEDILFDGVRTCGAHCIFCFVEQLPKGLRKSLYLKDDDYRLSFLDGNFVTLANVTEVDLDRIITQRLTPLYVSVHATEPGLRGMMLGRDIPDILHQIDRLSEGHITLNTQIVLCRGINDGDHLDRTIADLSSRYPTVSSIAIVPAGISKHRIHPVPIPPIDAQYSTVILNKVKQWQHKFMQDNGTRLIWAADEFYLSAGRSVPSASKYEGFPQIENGVGLVRKFKDSAARAKRILPTSLPQPLRVSIVTGISAYSVVSTWADSLKCSNLSIQVYPITNHLFGDTVTVTGLISGKDIISQLKGKDLGDMLLVPSVSLRDGTFLDDVTLADLQSELGLPVEQIEPRPYQLVRRIIDLTTSFRGTN, from the coding sequence TTGGGTGGCATCATATCTTATATCGAGCCGGGCAGCATAGCCGAGGACCTGGGCTGGCGTCCGGGTGATGATATAGTCAGCATCAACGACCACAACCTAAGCGATGTCATAGACTTCAGGTTCTATTGCGCGGATGAGTTTCTTTCAATCGTAATAAAGCGCAATGGCCGCCATATACGGTTCGATATCGAAAAAGACGAAGATTTGCCGCTCGGGGTCGAGTTCGAGGATATACTCTTCGACGGCGTTCGGACATGCGGCGCGCACTGCATATTTTGTTTCGTCGAGCAGCTTCCCAAGGGTCTGCGGAAGTCACTCTATCTCAAGGACGATGACTACAGACTTTCGTTTCTGGACGGTAACTTCGTGACACTCGCCAATGTGACCGAAGTCGACCTGGACCGGATAATCACCCAGCGCCTGACACCTCTTTATGTTTCCGTGCATGCGACAGAGCCTGGCCTTCGCGGGATGATGCTTGGCAGAGATATACCCGATATACTTCACCAGATAGACAGACTCTCTGAGGGTCACATCACGCTCAACACACAGATAGTCCTCTGTCGCGGGATAAATGACGGGGATCATCTCGACCGCACGATAGCTGACCTGTCCAGCCGCTATCCCACAGTCTCATCAATCGCAATAGTGCCCGCTGGTATCAGCAAACACCGCATACATCCAGTGCCTATACCGCCGATAGATGCACAATATTCAACTGTAATCCTGAACAAAGTCAAACAGTGGCAGCACAAGTTTATGCAAGATAATGGTACAAGATTGATCTGGGCGGCTGATGAGTTTTATTTGAGCGCCGGACGGTCTGTTCCAAGCGCGAGCAAATATGAAGGCTTCCCGCAAATAGAAAATGGCGTCGGACTGGTGCGTAAATTCAAGGACAGCGCTGCGCGTGCAAAACGAATCTTGCCGACGAGCCTGCCACAGCCTCTGCGTGTTTCGATTGTCACTGGTATATCTGCGTATTCGGTAGTGAGCACATGGGCAGACTCACTCAAGTGCTCGAATCTCAGCATTCAGGTTTATCCAATAACAAACCATCTTTTCGGCGATACTGTGACAGTCACGGGTCTCATCTCTGGCAAAGACATCATATCGCAGCTTAAGGGCAAAGACCTTGGCGATATGCTGCTTGTGCCGTCAGTCTCTCTGCGTGACGGCACATTCCTTGATGATGTGACTCTTGCCGACCTGCAAAGCGAACTCGGTTTACCTGTGGAGCAAATTGAACCTAGACCCTACCAGCTTGTTCGTCGTATAATAGACCTCACAACAAGTTTTCGGGGGACGAATTGA
- the cimA gene encoding citramalate synthase: MPKIAIYDTTLRDGTQGEGINFSAEEKLKVARRLDDFGVAYIEGGWPGSNPKDIEFFELAKHTGFKNAKLAAFGRTRHPKYAAEDDPLLLELLKAETPVITIFGKSWDLHVRDVFRVTLDQNLEMIHDSVKFLVANGREVIFDAEHFFDGYKSDAEYALKTLEAAESAGAACLVLCDTNGGRLPSEVSQTIDIVKSRCHADIGIHAHNDSDLAVANSVAAIQHGAVHVQGTINGLGERCGNANLTTIMPIVELKLGMKCLPDGMIRKLTELSRSIDEIANRVPEDGQPFVGASAFAHKAGVHVDAMMKNPLTYEHIQPDSVGNRRRMLVSEYAGKSTIVEKAQQYDVDLTRQSPEVKSILNKVMDLEHDGYSFEEAEGSFELLLKKSLGMYRKLFDLKGFRVIIEKRGPHEEPITEATLKVAVDGEEAFTVAEGDGPVHAMDNALRLALSQFYGEELARIKLTDFKVRVINSRAATAAKVRTIIETRDSSEVWNTVGVSENIIEASWQALADGVEYGLLKHVRNE, translated from the coding sequence TTGCCCAAAATTGCAATATACGACACAACGCTAAGGGACGGCACGCAGGGCGAGGGTATCAACTTTTCCGCCGAGGAGAAGCTGAAGGTAGCGCGCCGTCTTGACGATTTCGGTGTGGCCTATATAGAGGGCGGCTGGCCGGGTTCAAACCCCAAGGACATAGAGTTTTTCGAGCTTGCCAAACATACCGGGTTCAAAAACGCCAAGCTGGCTGCATTCGGCAGGACCCGCCATCCCAAGTATGCTGCCGAGGATGACCCTCTGCTGCTGGAGCTGCTCAAGGCCGAAACTCCGGTCATCACGATATTCGGCAAGTCCTGGGATTTGCATGTCAGGGATGTTTTCCGCGTGACCCTCGATCAGAATTTGGAGATGATCCATGACAGCGTCAAGTTTCTGGTTGCCAACGGCCGCGAGGTAATTTTTGACGCTGAGCACTTTTTCGACGGATACAAGAGCGACGCCGAATATGCATTGAAGACACTGGAGGCAGCTGAGAGTGCGGGCGCTGCATGTCTGGTTTTGTGCGACACCAACGGCGGCAGACTGCCTTCGGAAGTGTCGCAAACAATAGATATCGTGAAATCACGATGCCATGCCGATATCGGTATCCATGCGCACAATGATTCAGACCTTGCGGTCGCAAACTCAGTTGCCGCGATCCAGCATGGGGCGGTGCATGTTCAGGGGACGATAAACGGCCTGGGCGAGCGCTGCGGCAACGCCAATCTGACCACGATCATGCCGATAGTCGAGTTGAAGCTGGGCATGAAGTGCCTGCCGGATGGGATGATCCGCAAACTGACGGAGCTTTCGCGTTCCATCGACGAGATAGCCAACCGTGTGCCTGAGGACGGCCAGCCGTTTGTTGGCGCGAGTGCGTTTGCCCATAAAGCCGGTGTTCATGTAGATGCAATGATGAAGAACCCGCTCACATATGAGCATATCCAGCCGGATAGTGTGGGCAACCGCAGGCGTATGCTTGTATCCGAGTATGCGGGCAAGAGCACTATTGTGGAAAAGGCGCAGCAGTATGATGTGGACCTCACCCGTCAGTCTCCCGAGGTGAAGAGCATCCTCAACAAAGTAATGGACCTCGAACATGACGGCTATTCATTCGAGGAGGCCGAGGGGAGTTTCGAGCTGCTGCTCAAGAAGTCATTGGGTATGTATCGCAAACTCTTCGACCTGAAGGGTTTCAGGGTCATCATAGAAAAGCGCGGTCCGCATGAGGAACCGATAACCGAGGCAACGCTGAAAGTTGCTGTGGACGGCGAGGAGGCATTTACTGTGGCCGAGGGCGATGGTCCTGTGCATGCTATGGATAATGCGCTGCGTCTGGCTCTGAGCCAGTTCTATGGCGAAGAGCTTGCCAGGATCAAGCTCACAGACTTCAAGGTTCGCGTCATCAACAGCCGTGCCGCCACTGCTGCGAAAGTCCGCACGATTATCGAGACCCGCGATTCCAGCGAGGTCTGGAACACAGTCGGGGTCTCAGAGAACATTATCGAGGCGAGCTGGCAGGCCCTGGCAGACGGTGTAGAGTATGGCCTGCTCAAGCATGTGCGCAACGAATAG
- a CDS encoding zinc-ribbon domain-containing protein, translated as MAQDKELICKDCGESFTFTAGEQEFFQSRGFSEPIRCKTCRDARKAQKSDRGFSRERVGDRW; from the coding sequence GTGGCCCAGGATAAAGAACTGATCTGCAAGGATTGCGGAGAGAGCTTTACGTTCACCGCAGGAGAGCAAGAGTTCTTCCAGTCGCGCGGCTTCAGCGAGCCGATTCGCTGCAAGACGTGCCGCGACGCCCGTAAGGCACAGAAGTCAGACCGCGGCTTCTCAAGAGAGCGTGTCGGCGACCGCTGGTAG
- a CDS encoding SDR family oxidoreductase: protein MSILNGQTAFITGAGRGIGRAIVEAFAAEGAVIAAAARTEKEINTICKQINDNGGKALPIVMDLKSEKSIKSAIQKAHSELGHIDVLVNNAGVMALNKICDTSTQTWDDIMNTNVRGVFITCREVIPQMMERQSGRIINIGSMAGRRGYPEQGAYCTSKHALVGLSKVLAIETQKYGIRVHVISPGGVLTGMSTNLRADRGESEDSPNWMTAEEVARAAVYLCTQDGAAFTDELVLRRFASEPWR, encoded by the coding sequence ATGAGTATCTTGAATGGTCAAACAGCATTTATTACGGGAGCCGGACGCGGAATCGGCAGAGCCATTGTCGAAGCCTTTGCTGCAGAGGGGGCTGTAATCGCAGCTGCTGCACGTACCGAAAAAGAAATTAACACAATATGCAAACAGATCAATGACAACGGCGGAAAGGCACTGCCGATTGTTATGGACCTGAAGTCGGAAAAATCGATAAAAAGCGCAATTCAAAAGGCACACTCTGAACTTGGACACATAGACGTGCTGGTCAACAACGCAGGCGTGATGGCCTTGAACAAAATATGCGATACATCCACACAGACGTGGGATGACATAATGAATACCAATGTCCGGGGCGTCTTCATCACCTGCCGCGAAGTAATCCCGCAGATGATGGAACGTCAGTCAGGCAGAATAATCAATATAGGCTCTATGGCAGGCAGACGAGGTTATCCTGAACAGGGCGCATATTGCACATCAAAACACGCGCTCGTCGGGCTGAGCAAGGTCCTCGCCATCGAAACTCAAAAATATGGAATTCGTGTCCATGTGATAAGCCCGGGCGGAGTGCTGACAGGTATGTCGACCAATCTGAGAGCTGACCGCGGCGAATCCGAGGATTCACCGAACTGGATGACAGCCGAAGAAGTGGCGCGCGCGGCCGTATACCTCTGTACGCAGGATGGGGCGGCATTCACGGATGAACTGGTGCTCAGAAGGTTTGCATCGGAGCCGTGGAGATAA